The DNA segment CCGCAGGAGCTCGGTGAGCACACGGATGCGTGCCTCGATCTTGCCCTGCTCCTCCTTTGCGGCGTGGTAGCCGCCGTTCTCCTTGAGGTCGCCCTCGCCGCGTGCCTGTTCGATCTTCTTCGCGATGTCGGTGCGACCGTGACCGCTCAGGTGTTCGAGTTCAGCGCTGCGTCGATCGTAGGCTTCCTGGGTCAGCCAAGTCTCGCTTGTTTCAGTGGACATGGGAATACTCCTCGGAGGGGTCGTGCGCCCTGCAGAAGTGGGGCGCGTCAGCAACAAACAAAGAAGACCGGCGTTCCGGCCGGTCTCTCCTGGTAATTGGGGAAGTTTACGTGAGCCAGCAGCGGTAGATCAAGCCCGTGACCGCCAGCTCGGTGGTATTGACAACGCTCGTGACAGACCTCACCCTCACGTCGGATTCCGGTACGTCGACGATCTTCCAGCCGACGATCCCGTGCGTCTGGTTTTGCGCTTGGAGTGCGCAGCTCGCGGAGGTGCCCGGGGGGAGCGCGGCACGGAAGGTGATGCTGACCGATCGGTCGTCGATGACCTTATGGGCGGTATCGACCGCGTCGACCGAGGTGGTCGTGCCATCCAGCCCGCCCCAGACGACCCACGCCGTGAAGACGGCCACGAACGCGGCCGCCGCGGCCCACGCGCCACGCCGATTCCAACGCTTGCGACCGGGCGTACGCCCGTAGCGTTCGTCGATCTCCGCCGTGGTGACGGGCGCGGGGGCGGGGCTGGACAAAAGGTGATCCTCTCGCAGGAAAGCCATCGCGGTGACGATTAGGCTTACCTCTAGGCTAAGTGCTTTTACCTAGGAGTTTCGTGACACGGCGTTTGCTTGCGGTCCATGCCCATCCCGACGACGAATCGAGCAAGGGAGCGGCGACCTACGCGCACTACTCGAGCAACGGTGTCGACGTGATGGTCGTCAGTTGCACCGGCGGCGAGCGGGGTGACATTCAGAATGAGGCGCTCTCTGCGCGGGCCATGGCCGATCGAGACATGGGCGGTCTGCGCCGGTACGAGATGGCCCATGCACAGGAGCTCATCGGCTGCCAGCACCGCTGGCTGGGCTACCACGACTCCGGGCTGCCGGAGGAGGGTGAGACGGTGCCGGCGAACTCGTTCGCGGTCATCCCGCTTGAGTACTCGGCGGCGCCCCTCGTGAAGATCATCAGGGAGTTCCGGCCACAGGTCGTCCACACGT comes from the Marisediminicola antarctica genome and includes:
- a CDS encoding DUF4307 domain-containing protein, translating into MSSPAPAPVTTAEIDERYGRTPGRKRWNRRGAWAAAAAFVAVFTAWVVWGGLDGTTTSVDAVDTAHKVIDDRSVSITFRAALPPGTSASCALQAQNQTHGIVGWKIVDVPESDVRVRSVTSVVNTTELAVTGLIYRCWLT